The Algoriphagus halophilus sequence GAGGAGAAGAAAAAGTTCATCTATCGACATTTGGCCTGGCTGATGGCTTTGAAGCATGCAATGCGTCAGGAAAAAACATGGGAACACAACCTTCCCGTCAACAAATTGAATTTCATTCCTGGATTTATCAAGGAATATTACGACGGTATTTTTACTGAAATAGATAGGTACCTTTCTGAAGAAGAATTGAATCAACTCAAAAGCCATTCAAACATTCCCTCACATATCTTAAAGAACCAAAGTAATGAGATTTCAAAATTAAAAGAACAAGGGTTTTTAAGTGATTACAAGCAAGTCAGGCTCCATGAGCTAATCGGAAATCTATACACCCATCAGGGGATGTCAGAACGCATCAAAAACTTTCCGTTCCCTAGGCAATATGCCTCCACGGGGCTTTGGATCACCTATATTTTCTGCGCATTGATACCTTTTGGCTTATTGGATATTTTTGAACAATCCAGGGCACTTCACTATTGGCTGACCATTCCTTTTTCTGCCATTATCATTTGGATCTTCTTTTTGGTGGACAGGATCGGTGATTATTCTGAAAACCCCTTCGAAGGAGGTTACAATGATGTGCCAATTTCTTCAGTGGCCAGGGCCATAGAAATTGATCTTTTGGAAATGATCGGAGATGAAAATATCCCTGCACCTTATGAAACTGAAAATGGTTTCTTGATGTAATGGAAACCCAGTCATAGATAGAACAAAAAAACCACCAAAAAATTGGTGGTTTTTAAATTGGTATATAATTGAGTTTAACGTTTTCTAATGCTGCTGGAACCAGACACTTTGATGTCTCCCATACGAGGTGAGCCTGAGTATACAATATCTCCTGAACCAGAAGAACGAACTGATATTTCACCCAAATCACCGACATAGGTGTCTCCGGATCCTGATTTTTTTACTTCCAATTCTTCGAATGTCACCTCTTCTGCTTCAAAATCACCGGAACCGGACTGACTGATTACAGCTCCTCCTATTGCACCTCTATCAATTTGGATTTTTGCAGATCCAGAGATGGATGCATCTAGTTCGTCCGCTCTCAAAGATTGCATGATGATGTCCCCAGAACCAGAAAGAGCCAACATAAAATCTTCGGCTACCACATCAGATTTTACATGAATCTCTCCTGATCCAGAACATCTTAAACCCTCGAGGCTTTTATATGTCACATAAAATTTCAATTTCACTCGGTTATAGCTTCCCTTTACTAAGCCCAACTTCAGTTCATTCCCTTCTATTTCAGTTCTAACCTTACTTAGGTCTACACCACTGGCTTCAATCCGAACTTCCTCCTTATTCCCTTCCTCCAAAATCACTTCCCAACTACCTCCGGAATGCACTTCTGTAAAATGACCAAG is a genomic window containing:
- a CDS encoding head GIN domain-containing protein; amino-acid sequence: MKIYSKLLAFAISAFILVSCAQAQQTETRSLGHFTEVHSGGSWEVILEEGNKEEVRIEASGVDLSKVRTEIEGNELKLGLVKGSYNRVKLKFYVTYKSLEGLRCSGSGEIHVKSDVVAEDFMLALSGSGDIIMQSLRADELDASISGSAKIQIDRGAIGGAVISQSGSGDFEAEEVTFEELEVKKSGSGDTYVGDLGEISVRSSGSGDIVYSGSPRMGDIKVSGSSSIRKR
- a CDS encoding bestrophin family protein, with product MYVKRYYSFWMTVRWSKFSLIYGILYSFIIIVLYEITSIPFSLPWEPISVIGVAVAFFLGFKNNSSYDRTWEARKIWGAIVNESRTFATAILSLPNPDMPLEEKKKFIYRHLAWLMALKHAMRQEKTWEHNLPVNKLNFIPGFIKEYYDGIFTEIDRYLSEEELNQLKSHSNIPSHILKNQSNEISKLKEQGFLSDYKQVRLHELIGNLYTHQGMSERIKNFPFPRQYASTGLWITYIFCALIPFGLLDIFEQSRALHYWLTIPFSAIIIWIFFLVDRIGDYSENPFEGGYNDVPISSVARAIEIDLLEMIGDENIPAPYETENGFLM